The segment AAGGACAATCTCTCTGGTGGATGGAAGCGGACAGATTCAACGGCACGGAATACGAACAGGTTTTGATTCCAGTGCAGCACGTATTTCTCTTTTGCAACCTTGATGAGCAAAACTTGTTCAGTGGCCTTAGTTCCACAGGGCTGGCCTCAGGCAACACCTTTGCCGAAGCACAGCTCAGCGGACTTCTCGAAGTGCTCGAGCGCGATTCAGACTCAACAGTCCTTTTTGACAAAGAAAAATGTTTCAGAATTGAAAGTGATAATGCCGAAATCAAAAAGCATCTAGCTGATTTGGAAGATTCAGGAATTCATGTCTGGTTTCAAGATATGACTTCCGAGCTCGGAGTTCCCTGCTACCGCGCATTTGCTGTCGGCACACGAGGCGACATCAACAAAGGCGGCGGATGTAATCTGAATGGCAAAAGGGCACTCCTTTCAGCTCTGACAGAAGTTCCGTACCCCTTCCCCGGCCCCGCAACCTCGCCATGTCCCGAAGGATTGCCAATCCGCAAGCTGGAAGACCTTCCAGACCTGTCTACAGGAAGCACTGAGGGTGATGTGATGGTGCTTGAAACGCTCCTTACTAAAAACAATTACTATCCAATCTACGTGGATCTGACCCGTAAAGATCTAGGAATCCCCGTAACCCGCGCAATTATACCGGGCTTAGAAATTGTTTCAGACATGGATAAATTCTCGCGCATCAGCCCGAGACTTTTCAAAAACTACCTTGAAATAAAAAAAGTACTGTAATAAGCTATTGTTTCTTGACTAGTTAACAGACTCAGTATAGATAACTTTACTCCGTGCCCGGATGGCGGAATTGGTAGACGCAAGGGACTTAAAATCCCTCGAGCTTCGGCTTGTGCGGGTTCAAGTCCCGCTCTGGGTACCACGGTTAAATCAAGGGTTTACATGCAATTTAACGATTGCTTGTGGACCCTTTTTTTATGCCATTTTTCTGATTTGTCCCACTCCTGTCCCACCTATTTCCAATAAAACACCTTTCCAAACAACTGCGACAGCCCTAACTGCCGCACTCTTTTCGTGCGTTCAACGACACATTTCACCATCTACATACATTTCTTTCATTAATAAAACAAAGAGAAGCGACATGATCTCTAAGATAACTCCTTCCAAGAACGGCATAGGACGAGTTCAATATCTAAGCCTTAAAGCAGATATAGAATCAAACCTTATCGCTGGACATACACGGATTGCAATCCACAATCACTATGCCGACCAAGGTAAAATAACCTTCAGCTATAAAAGATTCTGCCACTATGTGAATCGTTACAGCTCCCACTGCCTGCAAAAAAAACAAGGTTTAAAACCTTCTCCAATTTTATCAGCCGCGTCACTTCCAGCGAAGATAAATAGCTCTGTTCAATTAGAACAAAGCCAAAAATTTTCGCATGAAAAAAATCCTTCAAACGAAAAAATTAAAGATCTCACATAAACAATAAAACCATTTTCAGGAGTTAACATGGCGACTATTCACATGATTTTACAAGGCAAAGGCGGCGTAGGCAAAAGCCTCATTGCAAGCATTATTGCCCAGCACCTGCTTGAAGATGAAAAAGAAGTCTTCTGCGTAGATACAGATCCTGTCAATGCAACTTTCGCCGGCTACAAGAGATTCAATGTAACTGCTCTTGATATAATGAAAGAAGACGACATTGATCCTAGAAGCTTTGACAAGCTTTCAGAAATGATGGCTGAGCTTCCTGACAATTCTCATATGGTTATAGATAACGGTGCGGCCACTTTTGTTCCTCTGGCTAGTTACCTTGCTGAAAACGAAGTTTTCGACCTGCTTAAAGGCCGTGGCCATTCTATCTATCTTCACAGTGTCATCACCGGCGGACAGGCTCTTCCAGACACACTGAGCGGATTAAACTCATTACTCAATGCTTTCCAAGATATCCCTATTTACGTGTGGCTGAATGGTTATTTCGGTCAAATCAGCAACGAAGGTAAAAGCTTTGAAGAATTCAAAATATATCAAAACAACATTCAGCGTTTTGCTGCTCTCATAAAACTTCCGCAGAAGAAAAAAGAAACCTTCGGGAAAGACTTAGAAAATCTCCTTTCGTCCCGCCTGTCATTTCAGGAAGCCATTCAAGGTGAAACTCCGCTCATGATGAAACAGCGTCTGCATATGATGTGGCGTGAAATCAGAGCTGAACTCCAACAGTGCGGGGTTTAAAGCAATGCCAAAACTAAACCCCCTCAAGATTTATCTTGCATGCCCGTATACCAGTCCCAAGGTGCTGGTAAGTAAGTTCCGCTACGAAATGGCCAATGTAGCAACGAAGCTAATCCTTCAAAGTGGCCACCTTGTTTATTCTCCAATATCCCACTCCCATGGAGTAAAAAGCGCAGGAAATCCTATAGCCTGTAGCTGCTGGAAACGTCTTAATGCAGATTTCCTTGATTGGGCGGATGAGCTGTGGGTTCTAAAACTTGATGGCTGGGAAGAATCTCAAGGAGTAATAGAAGAACTTGCGACTGCACGTTGTAAGAATAAACAGATCTCGTATTATGACCCTGAACCAGTCAAAAGGCTCTTATCCTCTTTAAAGATCGAAGAACAAAAAGTTCACGATCCATTTTTCAGCACCCTACTAAATGAACTTCCTCCTGTTTTTTCGCGCATAGACTTACCCCAATTTATTGGAACTCTTTTCAGCGTTGGCTACATGTCAAATTTAGATTCAGCAGGAGACGGGCCAGAGTATAGAAGGGTTGGCGGTAAAATTGTTTACGAACGAGAATTATTTGTCACTTGGCTTGAAAACCGTTGCCAAGAAAAAAGGGATAGAAGCTTCGATTTTTGCAAAAAAAAGGAAGAGAACAATGACTGATATCTCCTCCTTGCTTGAATGCCCATGGTGCGGAGCTTTTGAAGATAAACACCTCCACCTCCTAAAGAAAGATATATCTATAAACCATTATAATAGTACGAAGTATTACGTGCAGTGCCTTAATTGTGCAGCACAAGGGCCAAGTGCCGCAACTAAAGAAGAAGCTATTAACTTCTGGGGAACTCTTGAACGAGGATGTGAGGGGGAAGGCAAAAATTATCTCCAAGAATTTCTTCAATTAGGATCTGTGCTTTTTAGTACAACATATATGGATATTTTTGATTTCTCACAGGACGAGAATACTCAAGAGATTAGTAAAGTAGAGAAGTTTTATTCTGCAACAGCTCAAGAATACGACCATTTATTTTCTAATATCGCTATAGAAAAAGAAGCAAAGTATTTTTGTAAAAAACTTAGTTATCTTATAGACCACGGGGCTGGAGATTTTTCAGAGAATTATCCTAGTTACCCTCTGCGCTGGAAAAAAAATTTACCAAGGGTTCCAGATTTACTGGAATTACTAAAGAAAGCAAAGATTGACCTCAATGAATCTGAACTCGCTAGCGACATAGGTGAAGTCTTAAGCCAATTTGAAGAAGCTCAGAAAAGCTTGAACGATTCCGAGAGGCTGGAAAATGCCTAAGATCACCCACAGCCCCCTCACCATCCAAAAAGTGCGCGATCTCATTACTGAGAAGCATAACACCTTACTTGATGAGAACGACCCCATTCTCATGCTCGTAACTATGCACCGCGCCTTTCTGGATGAGTTTGAATTGATGCTGAATCAACAAACTACGGTAGCTGAAGAACACATGAATGAGCATGTGAAAGCTTTTGCAACTGAAGTTCGTAAGTCAACAAACATCCTGTTGAGCAAGGCGGTCAAAGCCAACGTTGAAAACTGCATTGCTGAGATCGGCCAGCATCAAGAAGTCATGTCCAACTTCCTCTCTACAATCAAAACGTGGAGTCTCTTCGCCGGGATAATGCTCATTCTATCAATAGCCACAACTCTTTCAGTTCTTGTGTGGGGTTCATGATGGAAGATCGTCTTGTAAACAACCTGCTCCACAATATGGGGCAGAGCATCATATCAGCTCTTAAAGATGAGAATGTTGTCGAAATCATGGTTAACCCTGACGGCAAACTTTGGGTCGAAAAGCTCGGCGAAGAAATGAAGGTTGTCGGCGAGATACCTGAGGTTCGGACAACCATGATCATATCACTGGTTGCCAGCGCACTTAAAACAACCGTGACCGCTGACAACCCTATAATTGAAGGGGAACTTCCTAAAGCATCACCCCTTAACGGTAGCCGATTCGAAGGGATTTTCCCTCCAATTGTAGAGGCTGCTTCTTTTACTATTCGTAAAAAAGCAAGCCGTGTTTTTCCGCTTGAAGATTATGTCCAAAATGGGGTCATGACACTTGATGCAATGAACTCCATTAAAAAAGCCATTGCCGACAAAAGAAACATTGTAGTTGTCGGCGGCACAGGCTCTGGAAAAACAACGCTAGTAAATGGAATCATAAAAGCCATTTCCATAATTTCTCCATATGACCGACTTGTCATAATCGAAGACACTTCTGAATTGCAAAGTCATTCACATAACACAATATCTCTACGTTCTTCAGATCATACCTCCATCCAAAACTTGGTTCGGGCGACCATGAGACTTCGCCCGGACCGGATACTCGTTGGGGAAGTAAGAGGTGGAGAAGCTCTTGATTTACTCAAATCTTGGAACACAGGACATCCCGGCGGAGTTGCAACAGTTCATGCAAATTCTGCGGCTGAAGGATTGCTCCGAATTGAACAACTAATATTAGAAGCAAGCACTTCCCCTATGCCTAATCTGATCGGATCAGCTGTGGACTTTTTGATTTACATCCGCCGCACCAAAACAGGCCGGATTGTTTCAGAAATAGCCACGGTTTCAAGCTATGACTCTCATAACCATAAATACAATTTGGAGTATGTTTACAGTGAAGAAAAATAACCTCCTCCTTTTACTGGCTTTGGTCTTGATAATCCTGATGCCTGAAAATGTTTTTGCGTCCAATTCCATCAGCGAATTCGACAGTCCTTTTGAGGCTGTTGTCGGAACGATTACCGGCCCAGTGGGGCGCTGGATATCAATAGCAGCCATGGGTCTCACAGGCGTAACCTTCGTGCAAAAAAAAGATGAAATTCAAGGAGGATTCAGACTGTTACTTGGAGTGGTATTCGGAATCGCATTCATAGCTTTCGCTTCATCAATTGTAGACGGCTTATTCAGTTTCAGCGGAGCGGTACTATGAGAGTAGTCCCTATACACAGATCGCTTCACAAACCTTCGATGGTAATGGGTGCAGAGCGAGAACTGGTTATGTTCTCAGCTCTAATTTCAATACTTGTCGGGATAGGTGGTTTTACTCTTCTATCAGCCTTAGCAGGACTGATTTTTTGGATGGTGACCATCTTCATACTTAGACAAATGGCCAAGTCAGATCCGCAAATGTCTAAAGTCTGGTGGAAGCACCATAAACAGCAGGATTACTATTCTGCCCGCGCAACTCCGTGGCGTAATTAAGAGGAATAATAAAAATATGATTTCTCTTAAAGATTACCGCAATACGGCTAAAGGTTTACCGGACTTGCTTCCATATGCAGCAATGATCGGAAACGGTGTTTTGCTTTGCAAAGACGGTTCATTGCTTGCTGGCTGGAAGTTCAGGTCACAGGACACGGCATCAAGCACTCCTGACGAACTCGCAACGGTCAGCAGCAGAGTGAACAACGCTCTTAAAGCCTTGGAATCAGGATGGATGCTTCATGTAGAAGCTGTGCGTTCTCCGGCCCGTGAATATCCGCATCCGGGTTCCAGCTTTTTCCCTGACGAAGTAACAGCAATGATTGAAGATGAACGGCGAGATATTTTCCAGTCTGCCGGAACTTTTTACGCCACTGAGACATATATCATTGTCACCTATAAGCCAGAATTCGCAGCACAAAAGCTGAGTGAGTTGGCATATACCAATGCAGTCGCAAGCACCCCTTTTGAAAAAGCACTTAGCAAATTTCTGACAGTTCTAAGGGAACTTGAAGATTCCCTTTCCCTTTCAATGTACCTCGACCGGCTTAAGGACGAATCCTTTGAAGATGAATATGGAAATCTCAAAAATAGTTCCTCATTATTAGCCCTTCTGAATAAATGCATAACCGGCGAGGACCATACTGTTCTGCTTCCGAGCACACCAATGTATCTCGATGCTCTGCTTGGCGGGCAAGACCTTATTGGAGGACTTCAACCGGCTATCGGGAATAAACTTATAAAGGTCATATCAATTGATGGATTACCACAGGAAAGTTGGCCATCAATGCTTTCGTGTTTTGAAAGCCTATCCATTGAATACAGATTTTCAAGCAGATTTATCTGCATGGATCAATTCGAATCTCTCAAAGAACTAGAAAAATATAGAAAAACATGGAGACAGCAAGTTTTCAAGTTTTGGGATTCAATGTTCAACAATCCCAATGCAAGGGCTAATCGGGACGCTCTTTCTATGGCCGAAGATTCAGAAGAAGCCATAGAAGAGATTCAATCCGGATTTGTCGGTGCAGGGTTTTATACAGCATGCATAATTTTGCTTGGAGTAGACCTTCAAGAGCTTGAGGACAACACTAGAGAACTTCGACGCATGATTCAAAGCCGAGGTTTTTCCTGTCGAATCGAATCCATAAACGCCTTGGACGCATGGCTCGGAACTCACCCCGGCAACTCTACAGCCAATGTTCGCAGACCGATCATTAACACTATGAATCTAGCCGATCTTTTGCCTTTGGCAACTATATGGGCTGGCAGAGAACATAATCCTTCACCAAGGTTTCCACCGTCATCCCCGCCTCTAATGTTCTGCGCAACAGATGGCTCAACACCATTCAGGTTAAATCTTCATGTGGATGATCTTGGCCATACTCTTGTCTTCGGTCCGACCGGAGCAGGTAAATCGACTCTTCTCGGAATTATAGCGGCTCAATTCAGACGCTACCCTAAAGCCACAGTGTTTGCTTTTGATAAAGGCAAGTCCATGTTGCCTCTCTGTAAGGGCGTTGGAGGATCACATTATGAAATAGCTGGTGAAGATTCAACTCTGGCTTTTGCTCCATTGCAAAACATTGATTCGGATGCAGAACAAAGCTGGGCCACAGAATACATTGAAAATCTAGTCACTTTACAGGGTCTGACGGTTCTTCCTGCTCACCGTAATGCAATCCATGTCGCCATGAGCAGAATACGTGAGAACCCGTCAAACATTAGGTCTTTGACTGATTTTTATCACAGCCTTCAAAATGAAGAATTAAAGGAAGCTATCAAGCATTACACAAGAGAAGGTTCAATGGGGGTCTTACTTGATGCTTCTTCGGATGATCTTGGAATATCTAATTTCATGGTGTTTGAAATTGATGAAATAATGAACCTTGGTGACAAAAATTTAATCCCCGTTCTTCTCTATCTTTTCCACCGCATAGAAAAAGCTCTCACCGGACAACCCGCTCTTTTAATTCTTGATGAAGCGTGGATCATGCTTGGTCACAAAGTATTCAAAGAAAAGATCAGAGAATGGCTCAAGGTTTTACGCAAAGCCAACTGTGCAGTTGTGCTTGCCACACAGTCTTTATCTGATGCTGTAAGATCTGGAATTTTGGATGTTCTTGTGGAGTCCTGCCCTACAAAAATATTCCTGCCGAACCCGTCTGCAATTCAGGAAGATCAATTCAAATTATACAATGGGCTGGGTCTAAACGGTCGTCAAATTCATATCATCGCCTCCTCCATACCTAAGAGAGATTACTACATTGTTTCCCCTGAGGGACGCAGATTGATTGATCTTGCGCTCGGCCCTATAGCTCTCTCCTTTGTGGGGTCTGCTGATAAAATAAGCCTTTCGCGCATTAAAGAACTCTCATCAAAGAATAGTGAGAATTGGCCGGTAAAATGGATTGAAGAAAGACAAGGAGATTTTAGATGAAATTACTAATAGCGAATATTCTTCTTTTGCTTTTGCTCACAGCGACTCCAGCGTCTGCAATGGTCGTTACCTGCACAAATTGTAGTGACAGATTTTTACAAGCTCTGGAACGAGCCACAAATATTGAACAGCTCCAATCACTTTATAAAACTTATGCTGAAGAGATGATGCAGACTCAGCAGCAAATCATGATGGTACAGCAAAATATCAAGCAATATACCAACATGATCAAGAACACTATTCGTCTGCCATTTGCCATTAAAAATAGTGTCATAAGAGATTTCAAACGACTGGCTAATATTTCCAAGAATTTGGTTAGCACTGTCGGTGACCTTGAAGTTTTAGATGGAGTCTACGAAGCGCAATTTCCAAGCTTCAAATCTGCAAAACAACTCACAAATCTTCCGAATGAGGAACTAAATCCCAAATATAAGAAGTATTGGTCACAATGGTCTGCAAGAGTTGATGAAGCAACAAAAGCAACTTTTAAATTATCAGGACAGCAACTGAAAGACCTCGGTGAATCCGAAGAATTTGACTCACAAATTGAAGATCTTCTGAGTTCTCCTGATGGGCGTATGCAAGCCCTTGAAGCGGCAAACCAACTTGCCAGTATTCAGATACAGGAAATCAGGAAATTAAGAGCTCTTTTAGCTGTCCAAGCACAAAATAAAGCTCTCATTAATGAAAAGGCTGAGAAGGACGAACAAATTCTGAGACACGATCAGGATAAGTTCTTTAATACAAACTTTAAGGACATCCGCATGGAAGATGCGGGCCCTGAACCTCTCGGTTTTTAGGAGTATCAGTCATGCAAATTGGCAAAACTGTACTCTACTTATCCCCTGCTCTAGCAGTCGTGATGCTGTTGTCTTTTTCAACGTCATCCTATGCTCAAGAAGCTGAAATACTGTCTCAAATAGCGGTTCAATTTCATTCTAA is part of the Maridesulfovibrio ferrireducens genome and harbors:
- a CDS encoding TraK family protein, with the protein product MRVQVPLWVPRLNQGFTCNLTIACGPFFYAIFLICPTPVPPISNKTPFQTTATALTAALFSCVQRHISPSTYISFINKTKRSDMISKITPSKNGIGRVQYLSLKADIESNLIAGHTRIAIHNHYADQGKITFSYKRFCHYVNRYSSHCLQKKQGLKPSPILSAASLPAKINSSVQLEQSQKFSHEKNPSNEKIKDLT
- a CDS encoding ArsA-related P-loop ATPase, translating into MATIHMILQGKGGVGKSLIASIIAQHLLEDEKEVFCVDTDPVNATFAGYKRFNVTALDIMKEDDIDPRSFDKLSEMMAELPDNSHMVIDNGAATFVPLASYLAENEVFDLLKGRGHSIYLHSVITGGQALPDTLSGLNSLLNAFQDIPIYVWLNGYFGQISNEGKSFEEFKIYQNNIQRFAALIKLPQKKKETFGKDLENLLSSRLSFQEAIQGETPLMMKQRLHMMWREIRAELQQCGV
- a CDS encoding DUF1937 family protein → MPKLNPLKIYLACPYTSPKVLVSKFRYEMANVATKLILQSGHLVYSPISHSHGVKSAGNPIACSCWKRLNADFLDWADELWVLKLDGWEESQGVIEELATARCKNKQISYYDPEPVKRLLSSLKIEEQKVHDPFFSTLLNELPPVFSRIDLPQFIGTLFSVGYMSNLDSAGDGPEYRRVGGKIVYERELFVTWLENRCQEKRDRSFDFCKKKEENND
- the trbB gene encoding P-type conjugative transfer ATPase TrbB; this encodes MEDRLVNNLLHNMGQSIISALKDENVVEIMVNPDGKLWVEKLGEEMKVVGEIPEVRTTMIISLVASALKTTVTADNPIIEGELPKASPLNGSRFEGIFPPIVEAASFTIRKKASRVFPLEDYVQNGVMTLDAMNSIKKAIADKRNIVVVGGTGSGKTTLVNGIIKAISIISPYDRLVIIEDTSELQSHSHNTISLRSSDHTSIQNLVRATMRLRPDRILVGEVRGGEALDLLKSWNTGHPGGVATVHANSAAEGLLRIEQLILEASTSPMPNLIGSAVDFLIYIRRTKTGRIVSEIATVSSYDSHNHKYNLEYVYSEEK
- a CDS encoding TrbC/VirB2 family protein; the encoded protein is MFTVKKNNLLLLLALVLIILMPENVFASNSISEFDSPFEAVVGTITGPVGRWISIAAMGLTGVTFVQKKDEIQGGFRLLLGVVFGIAFIAFASSIVDGLFSFSGAVL
- the trbD gene encoding conjugal transfer protein TrbD encodes the protein MRVVPIHRSLHKPSMVMGAERELVMFSALISILVGIGGFTLLSALAGLIFWMVTIFILRQMAKSDPQMSKVWWKHHKQQDYYSARATPWRN
- a CDS encoding conjugal transfer protein TrbE (type IV secretion system ATPase VirB4 family) gives rise to the protein MISLKDYRNTAKGLPDLLPYAAMIGNGVLLCKDGSLLAGWKFRSQDTASSTPDELATVSSRVNNALKALESGWMLHVEAVRSPAREYPHPGSSFFPDEVTAMIEDERRDIFQSAGTFYATETYIIVTYKPEFAAQKLSELAYTNAVASTPFEKALSKFLTVLRELEDSLSLSMYLDRLKDESFEDEYGNLKNSSSLLALLNKCITGEDHTVLLPSTPMYLDALLGGQDLIGGLQPAIGNKLIKVISIDGLPQESWPSMLSCFESLSIEYRFSSRFICMDQFESLKELEKYRKTWRQQVFKFWDSMFNNPNARANRDALSMAEDSEEAIEEIQSGFVGAGFYTACIILLGVDLQELEDNTRELRRMIQSRGFSCRIESINALDAWLGTHPGNSTANVRRPIINTMNLADLLPLATIWAGREHNPSPRFPPSSPPLMFCATDGSTPFRLNLHVDDLGHTLVFGPTGAGKSTLLGIIAAQFRRYPKATVFAFDKGKSMLPLCKGVGGSHYEIAGEDSTLAFAPLQNIDSDAEQSWATEYIENLVTLQGLTVLPAHRNAIHVAMSRIRENPSNIRSLTDFYHSLQNEELKEAIKHYTREGSMGVLLDASSDDLGISNFMVFEIDEIMNLGDKNLIPVLLYLFHRIEKALTGQPALLILDEAWIMLGHKVFKEKIREWLKVLRKANCAVVLATQSLSDAVRSGILDVLVESCPTKIFLPNPSAIQEDQFKLYNGLGLNGRQIHIIASSIPKRDYYIVSPEGRRLIDLALGPIALSFVGSADKISLSRIKELSSKNSENWPVKWIEERQGDFR
- the trbJ gene encoding P-type conjugative transfer protein TrbJ, with amino-acid sequence MKLLIANILLLLLLTATPASAMVVTCTNCSDRFLQALERATNIEQLQSLYKTYAEEMMQTQQQIMMVQQNIKQYTNMIKNTIRLPFAIKNSVIRDFKRLANISKNLVSTVGDLEVLDGVYEAQFPSFKSAKQLTNLPNEELNPKYKKYWSQWSARVDEATKATFKLSGQQLKDLGESEEFDSQIEDLLSSPDGRMQALEAANQLASIQIQEIRKLRALLAVQAQNKALINEKAEKDEQILRHDQDKFFNTNFKDIRMEDAGPEPLGF